The segment GGGGCGGTGACGCCGATGACACGGACCTTAGGAAGACATGATTTGACCGCAGCCCCGATCCCGCCGGCCAGCCCTCCCCCGCCGACCGGAACGATCACCGTTGCCAGCTCCGGGAGCGCTTCGACCATCTCCAATCCGATCGTCCCCTGCCCTGCGATGACGGCGTCATCGTCAAACGGGTGAATGAAGATCTTCTCCTCCGCCCGCTCCATCTGATGCGCCCGCCGCATCGCGTCGTCGAAATTCTCTCCATCGATCACCAGCCGCGCCCCGTAGGAACGGGTCGCCTCCTGCTTGGCGATAGAAGCCCCTTTCGGCATGACGATCGTCGAGGCGATGCGGAACGTTTTGGCTGCCAGCGCCACCCCCTGCGCATGATTTCCGGCTGAAGCGGTGATCACCCCGCGGCGGCGCTCCGCCGGTGTGAGGCGAGAGAGGCGATTGACCGCGCCTCGGATTTTAAATGAACCGGTTTTCTGGAGGTTTTCCAGCTTCAGATAAACCGGCACGCCTGCCCGCAGGCTCAACGAGCGGGAGTGAACCAGCGGCGTGCGATCCGCGGAGGCGGCGATGATCTCCCGTGCCGCCTCGATCTCCTTCAATCCAATCACCTTCTCCCCTTTCCTTTCAGGATTATTGCCGTTTACTTTATCATAGATCGATCGGGTCCTGAAAGCGGGCAACAAACCTCGCCAAAACAACGCTTTAAATTGACAATGAAAAGAGAGAGACGATATACTCAGA is part of the Candidatus Manganitrophaceae bacterium genome and harbors:
- a CDS encoding threonine ammonia-lyase, with protein sequence MIGLKEIEAAREIIAASADRTPLVHSRSLSLRAGVPVYLKLENLQKTGSFKIRGAVNRLSRLTPAERRRGVITASAGNHAQGVALAAKTFRIASTIVMPKGASIAKQEATRSYGARLVIDGENFDDAMRRAHQMERAEEKIFIHPFDDDAVIAGQGTIGLEMVEALPELATVIVPVGGGGLAGGIGAAVKSCLPKVRVIGVTAPSRPTLADGIAVKQPGRRTRPLLSRYVDEMFSVQEEEIAEAILLLMEHKRIIAEGAGAVALAALLNHVGRVRGPVCLLVSGGNIDVTLFERIIERGLVRTGRLLRLSVALPDRPGALAGLSAAIGGLGANIIHIVHDRLSLNLPLSKTRVELALETRGAKHNREILAGIKKLGYPLL